The Gloeobacter morelensis MG652769 genome contains the following window.
CGCCTGGATAAGGACACCACCGGCCTGCTGGTGGTCGCCAAGACCGACCGCGCCCATCAGCACCTGCAGGCCCAGATCCAGGCGAAGACCGCCCGGCGCGACTACCTGGCCGTCGTCGCCGGCGCTCCCGCCGAGACCACCGGCACGATCGACGCGCCCATCGGCCGCCACCCGGTCCACCGCCAGAAGATGGCCATCCACCCCAAAGGCCGCCCGGCGCAAACCCACTGGCGCGTGCTGGAGCGCCTGGGCAACTTCACGCTGGTCCAATTCAGCCTGCAGACCGGCCGCACCCACCAGATCCGCGTCCACTGCCTGCACAAAGGCTGGCCCATCGCGGGCGATCCGCTCTACGGCTCGGTCAAAGTGCCGGTGACCCTGAACGGCCAGGCGCTGCACGCTTTTCGCCTGGATTTCGATCACCCGCTGACCGGCGAACGGCTCACCTTCGAGTCCCCGATGCCCGCCGAGATGGTCAAACTGCTCGACGCGCTGCGCAGGCGCACGCCCTGACGATTCAACCGCCGAAGCGAGCGCGGACCAAAACGTCGGGCAGATAGGGCGATTCCACTGCGAGCGCTTCACCGACTTTAAAAAAGATCGTCGCAAGGCCCACACCGACAATCGACAGCCAGCCGCGCGGATTGGCCCGGCGGCCGGGGGCGCTCCAGTATTCCCGATGCGCCTCCAGGTGTTTGAGCATCGCATCGTTGAAGGCTGTGCCGTTGCGCTCCAGCAGGGCTACCAACAGCTGCACCTCGCTGGTGCGCACCTGCAGCGCCTGGGGGTCAAACTGGGTTTCTTGCAGCGCTGAGCGCAGCGCCAACTGCGCCCGGCGCGCCTGCATCGGTTGGCGCAGGGAAAAGGCGCGCAGCGCATCAATTGTCAGATACGCATACTCGGGAGCCCCCGTGCTCGACTGGCGCAGCAACTCGTTGGGTATTTCAAGCAGCGTCTCAAGCTGGATATCCCGGCGAGCCGCCACCGCCAGACAAAACCCCTCGATCCAGTGGCGAGCGTGGGTGAAAGCGGTCGGACCGGTGGTGTACAGGCAGACATCGTTGCTCGCCGTATACAGTTGCGCGTCCCGTTGCCCTGCAGGCGCCTGCGCCAGCCTCAAAGTGTCGGTCATCGCGAGCGCCGCCCGGTCGATCGCCTGGAACAGCTCGCGGTCGTTGTTGTCGAGTACCGCCAGGCAGCCCGCCAGCCCGAGAGCGGCGCCGTAGATCTGCTCCAGGCTGTTTTGCTGTTGACGTTGGAGCGTTTCGAGCGCAGCGGCGTACTGCTGTTTGTACTGCTCGTACAACGCCTGCAGGCTGTCCAGGTGGGCGGCGTGGTGAGGAAAATGCATACAAACCAGCCTAAACGCCCAGGCAGCTCCTGGCAACTTGTTTCGATTTACGCCCGTCGGCTTGCCCCTAGACGATTCTGGTTAAGGGCGCAGTAGGAATGGGTAAAGATTGCGCCATTGACATCCCATCGAATCCAACTTTATGGTCATGTAGACTTTTACAAGTGGTTTTTGCTCTATGTTTCGCAACATTTTTTCGAAGCGCACAGGCATCGTCGGCGCAGTGCTCTCGGCGCTGCTTTTGTTGACTCCTAAAACTTCAAACGCCCAAACATCGAGTGTGCATCTCACCCTTGGTAATCCGAGTGGTGCCGTGACAAGTACCAGCTATCCGTATAACTATCTGCTGATCAAATCGCAGTATGCCCTTTCCTACAGCGATTACGACAAAATTCCCAACTGGGTGAGCTGGCAGCTCAACAGCAGCTGGTTGGGCAGTGCTTCGCGCCAGAACGATTTTCGGCCCGATTCGGCTTTGCCCAGCGGCTGGTACCGGGTGGCGAGCGACGATTACACCAACAGCGGCTACGACCGGGGGCATATGACCCCTTCGGCCGACCGCACCAGTTCGACGCAGAACAACTCCGCCACTTTTTTGATGACCAACATCCTGCCTCAGGCACCGGACAACAACCAGGGACCATGGGCGGAGCTTGAAGAGTATTGCCGCGAACTGGTCAATCAGGGCAAGGAGCTTTATATCATCGCCGGAGGCGACGACAACGACAACTACTTCCAGAGCAACTACTCCGGGCAGTACATCTCGGTTCCTTCCTACGTCTGGAAGGTAATCGTCGTGCTCGATTATCCAGGCCAAGGCGTGGGCGGCGTAAATACAAACACGCGGGTAATCGCAGTCGAGATGCCGAATGTGCAGGGAATTCGCGACGACGACTGGCGCTGGTATCGCGTGAGTGTCGATCACATCGAGTACTACACCGGTTACAACTTGCTGTCGAACGTGTCGACGAGTATCCAGGATGTCATCGAAGCCCAGGTAGACGCTGGATAGCTTTACTGAGCGTTTTTTTTCACTCCATCCTCGAAAGTGTGCAAGGTGCAGCAGGTCTCGCTCGCCATCGAAAACTATTTGATTGATGATGGCGAGCAGGTTCACATCCATACACTAGACCGCTTGGATGCTTAAACAGCGCACTTTCCCTGAACAATCGCCAGTGGCAAGTAATCCGATTCGACCTGGACAGCCATTCCCTGCTCGTAGGCTAGACTTGCCAACGCCAACAAGTCATAAGCTAGAAAATGTAACGCAATCCGGTCCTGACGCAGTTGGCGCTCAGCCCCGCTCACCCCGGCAATCCGGACGAGCGCCGCGACCAGCAGTTTCGGGCGGGCGATCCCGCCACCCTAGCGCGCGGCCAGTTCGACCTGGAGTTCGCTGGTGAGGTAGGTGTAGCCGCTCAAGGAGCGCTCGTAGTGCTGCAGCAGCAACCGCGATTCGCTGAGGGTAATGCGCCGCTCCCTGAGCGCCTGCTCGGTCTCGCGGCGGATGCTCTCCAGCATCGCCTCCTGGTCGTACTGGACGTACTTGAGCACCTCGGTCATCGTATCGCCCTTGACGACGTGTTCGAGGCGGTAACTCTGCTCGCCCGGAGCGTCGGAGGCCAGGTGAATGTGCACCGTGTTGGTGTCGCCGAACAGGTTGTGCATGTCGCCCAGAATCTCCTGGTAGGCGCCGTTGAGGAACATCCCCAGGTAATAGGGTTCCTCCGGTCTGACCGGGTGCAGTTCGAGCACGCCCTTGACGTCGCGCAGGTCGATGAACTGGTCGATCTTGCCGTCGCTGTCGCAGGTGAGATCCGCGAGGGTGCCGCGGGCCTTGGGCTCCTCGTCCAACCGGTGGATGGGCATAATTGGAAAGAGCTGGTCGATGGCCCAACTATCGGGGGCGGACTGGAAGACCGAGAAGTTGCAGTAATAGGTCGAAGCCATGTTCTTCTCGAGGTCCGCAAGCTCGTCCGGGATGTAATCCAGTTCGCGCACCAGATTGAGGATCTTCTCGCAGCAGCCCCAGTAGAGCCGCTCCGCCCGGGCGCGCTCTCCCAAGCTCAAATAGCCCAGAGCAAAGAGGCTGAGGGCTTCTTCTTTAAATTGCGAAGCGTCGTTGAAGGCTTCCTGGACGTTGTCGGGGCCGATCTGGGTATAGGTCTCGTAGAGGTTGCGGATGATCGCATGCTCGTTGCGGGCGGGCGCCTCCGGTTCGCCGAATTGCAGGTGGCTCACCCCCATTACATCGAAGACCAGCACCGACTGGTGGCTGGTGATCGCCCGGCCCGATTCGCTGATCAAAGTCGGCACCGGCACGTTTTTGGTGCGGCAGGCATCCTGAAAGGCGGCCACCACGTCGTAGGCGTACTCCTGCATGTTGTAATTTTTGGAGGCGCGAAAGTTGGTCTTCGAGCCGTCGTAGTCGATGGCAAGCCCCCCGCCCACGTCGCAGTACTGCATAGGAGCGCCCATCTGCGCCAGTTCGACATAGACGCAGGACGCCTCGCGCAGGGCCGTCTTGATCACGTTGATAGCCGAGATCTGCGAGCCGATGTGAAAGTGCAACAGTTGCAGCGAGCTGAGCAAGTCGGCGGCTTTGAGTTGGGCGACCACCTCCATGATCTCCGCGGCGCTCAGGCCGAATTTGGCGCGATCGCCGGTGGAATCGCCCCACCGCCCGATGCCGCGGGCGGTGAGCTTGGCGCGCACGCCAATCAGCGGACGGATGCCGAGCTTCTGGGCTGCCTCGATCAGCAGCGTCAATTCATGAAAGCGCTCGATCACCACAAAAGGCGTATGGCCCAGCCTCTGGGCCAGAAGCGCCGTCTCGATGTATTCGCTGTCTTTGTAGCCGTTGCAGATAATCAGCGCCCCTGGCGTCTTGAGAGTCGCCAGGGCAATCAGCAGTTCGGGTTTGGAACCTGCCTCCAGACCGAACTGGAAGGGACGGCCAAATTCGACCACTTCTTCGACGACGTGGCGCTGCTGGTTGACTTTGACCGGGTAGACGCCTTTGTAGACGCCCGGATAGTCATATTCACGGATGGCTTCGACAAAGCACTCGTTGAGCCGGGCGATCCGGTCGGCCAGAATATCCGAGAAGCGAATCAACAGCGGCATATTCAGGCCACGCTTCTGGATGTCTTGCACCAGATGGAACAGGTCGATCTCGCCGCCGCCGCCTTCGCCCCGGGGGAGCACGGCGACGTTGCCCTTGTCGTTGATCTTGAAGTAGGGCTCCCCCCAACCGCGGATCTGGTACAGCTCGGCGCTGTCTTCGATGGTCCAATCTTGCATTCTGGTCCCTCTCGGCCCGCAAACAAACCCAAAGCATACCCATTATTGTTTATCGGTGGATTAAGTGCGCGGTCGCAGCTGCCCGGGGGCCGGCCCGATCGCCATCGATCCCCAGCCGGGCCGTTCTGTTGGTGCCAGTGAGGTCGTCTGCGACGGCCTCCGCCTGCTCGAAAAGCAGGCAAGCTCACCCGAGCAGCGCAAGACGTCTTGGGCCGGTAAGAGTAGCAGAGCCGTTGGGGTATACTGATGGGCGGTTTGAGAGCGCAGTGTGAAACATACCCTGTCGGTACTGGTGGAAGATGAGGCCGGCGCCCTGACGCGCATCGCCGGCATGTTCGCCCGGCGCGGCTTCAATATCGAGAGTCTGGCGGTCGGCTCTGCGGAGCAGTCGGGCACCACGCGCATCACGATGGTGGTGGCGGGGGACGAGCAGGCGGTCGAGCAGATTAGCAAGCAACTGCACAAGCTCATCAACGTGCTGCGCGTGCAGAACATCACGACCATTCCCTGCGTCGAGCGCGAACTGATGCTCATCAAAGTCAACGCCACCACCACTACCCGCAGCGAAATTATCGAACTGGCCACGGTCTTTCGGGCGCGCATCGTCGATGTCGCGGAGGAATCGGTCACTGTCGAAGTGACCGGCGATCCGGGCAAGATGGTCGCGATAATCCAGATGCTCACCCGCTTCGGCATCAAAGAAATTGCCCGCACCGGCAAGATTTCTTTGACGCGCGAGTCGGGGGTGAACACCGAATTTTTGCGCACCCAGCCGCCTGCGGCGACGCGGGTCTGATGACAGAAAAGCACGTCGTCGTCATTGGCGCGGGTCCCGCCGGACTGACCGCCGCCTACGAACTGAGCCGCCTCGGGGTAGGAGCGACCATCCTCGAGCGCAGTGTCCACGTAGGTGGGATCAGCCGCACCGCGAGCTACAAAGGCTTTCGCTTCGACATCGGCGGCCATCGCTTTTTCTCCAAATCCCAAGAAATCGAAGATCTCTGGAGCGAGGTGCTCGGAGCGCGCCTGCTCGATCGCGGCCGGCTTTCGCGCATTTTTTACCGCAACCGCTTTTTTGACTATCCGATTCGGCCGCTCAACGCGCTGGTTAACCTCGGTCCGGCGACCGCCGCTCTGTGCGTGGCGAGCTATCTCAAAGCACGGGTGTTGCCGCCGCGGGAGGTGCGCTCCTTTGAAGATTGGACGGTGCGCTCCTTCGGGCGGACCCTGTACGAGATTTTTTTTAAGACCTATACCGAAAAAGTCTGGGGAATGCCCTGCTCGGAGATTTCTGCTGACTGGGCGGCCCAGCGCATCAAGGGGCTTTCGATGGCCTCGCTGCTCCGCTCGATGCTCTTGCCCAAACCGAAAGGGCGCGGTGCGGTGATCAAGACCCTCATCGACCGCTTTCGCTATCCCGGCTGCGGTCCGGGGGAGATGTGGGAAACGGTCGCCCGGCTTGTGACCGGGCGCGGCCATCGGTTGGTTTTTGACGCGCAAGTCGAGCGCATCGAGAGGGGAAGTACAGGGCTATCGCGCGTCTGGACGGCGGACGGGCGCGCTTACGCAGGCAGCGATTTTCTTTCGACCATGCCGCTGCGCGAACTGGTGGAGGCCCTTGACCCGCCTGCCCCGAGCGCGGTGCAAACCGCCGCCCGCGCCCTGGGCTACCGCGATTTTTTGACCGTAGCGCTCATCGTCGATCAGACCCTGGTCTTTCCGGACAACTGGATCTACATCCACGACCCCACCGTCAAAATGGGCCGCATCCAGAACTTTAAGAACTGGAGCCCCGAGATGGTACCCGATACGCGCTACACCTGCCTGGGGCTCGAGTACTTCTGCTTCGAAGGCGACGGTCTCTGGAGCGCCCCAGACAGCGAACTGGTTGCCCTGGGCTGTGCGGAACTGGCCAAACTGGGCCTGGTGGACCCGGCAAAAGTGGTGGACGGCACCGTCGTGCGCCAGGCCAAAGCCTACCCGGTCTACGACGATCACTACCGCGAGAACGTCGAAGCGATCCGCGCCTTTTTGGAACGCGAAGCGCCCAATGTGCAGCTGATCGGCCGCAACGGCATGCACCGCTACAACAACCAGGATCACGCGATGATGACGGGCCTGCTCGCCGCGCGCAACATCGCGGCGGGCGGACAGTACAACCTCTGGGCCGTCAACGCCGATGCCCAGTATCAAGAAGAAATTCGCGAAGGGGAACTCGACGGCGGCGGTCGCCTGGTGCCCGAGCGGCTGAAAACCTGACGATGCGCCCCTTGAGGCGCTATGCTACAGCTATACTACAGAACTCGGCCGAGCCAAGGAGCATACCGATGCATACACTCCCACGCACTTCGACCACCGAAATGGAAGTAACCAGTATCCGCCTGGAGCGCGAACTCAAAGAAAAGC
Protein-coding sequences here:
- a CDS encoding NAD(P)/FAD-dependent oxidoreductase, which produces MTEKHVVVIGAGPAGLTAAYELSRLGVGATILERSVHVGGISRTASYKGFRFDIGGHRFFSKSQEIEDLWSEVLGARLLDRGRLSRIFYRNRFFDYPIRPLNALVNLGPATAALCVASYLKARVLPPREVRSFEDWTVRSFGRTLYEIFFKTYTEKVWGMPCSEISADWAAQRIKGLSMASLLRSMLLPKPKGRGAVIKTLIDRFRYPGCGPGEMWETVARLVTGRGHRLVFDAQVERIERGSTGLSRVWTADGRAYAGSDFLSTMPLRELVEALDPPAPSAVQTAARALGYRDFLTVALIVDQTLVFPDNWIYIHDPTVKMGRIQNFKNWSPEMVPDTRYTCLGLEYFCFEGDGLWSAPDSELVALGCAELAKLGLVDPAKVVDGTVVRQAKAYPVYDDHYRENVEAIRAFLEREAPNVQLIGRNGMHRYNNQDHAMMTGLLAARNIAAGGQYNLWAVNADAQYQEEIREGELDGGGRLVPERLKT
- a CDS encoding DNA/RNA non-specific endonuclease, with the protein product MFRNIFSKRTGIVGAVLSALLLLTPKTSNAQTSSVHLTLGNPSGAVTSTSYPYNYLLIKSQYALSYSDYDKIPNWVSWQLNSSWLGSASRQNDFRPDSALPSGWYRVASDDYTNSGYDRGHMTPSADRTSSTQNNSATFLMTNILPQAPDNNQGPWAELEEYCRELVNQGKELYIIAGGDDNDNYFQSNYSGQYISVPSYVWKVIVVLDYPGQGVGGVNTNTRVIAVEMPNVQGIRDDDWRWYRVSVDHIEYYTGYNLLSNVSTSIQDVIEAQVDAG
- the ilvN gene encoding acetolactate synthase small subunit, with the protein product MKHTLSVLVEDEAGALTRIAGMFARRGFNIESLAVGSAEQSGTTRITMVVAGDEQAVEQISKQLHKLINVLRVQNITTIPCVERELMLIKVNATTTTRSEIIELATVFRARIVDVAEESVTVEVTGDPGKMVAIIQMLTRFGIKEIARTGKISLTRESGVNTEFLRTQPPAATRV
- a CDS encoding immunity 49 family protein, which produces MSGAERQLRQDRIALHFLAYDLLALASLAYEQGMAVQVESDYLPLAIVQGKCAV
- the speA gene encoding biosynthetic arginine decarboxylase gives rise to the protein MQDWTIEDSAELYQIRGWGEPYFKINDKGNVAVLPRGEGGGGEIDLFHLVQDIQKRGLNMPLLIRFSDILADRIARLNECFVEAIREYDYPGVYKGVYPVKVNQQRHVVEEVVEFGRPFQFGLEAGSKPELLIALATLKTPGALIICNGYKDSEYIETALLAQRLGHTPFVVIERFHELTLLIEAAQKLGIRPLIGVRAKLTARGIGRWGDSTGDRAKFGLSAAEIMEVVAQLKAADLLSSLQLLHFHIGSQISAINVIKTALREASCVYVELAQMGAPMQYCDVGGGLAIDYDGSKTNFRASKNYNMQEYAYDVVAAFQDACRTKNVPVPTLISESGRAITSHQSVLVFDVMGVSHLQFGEPEAPARNEHAIIRNLYETYTQIGPDNVQEAFNDASQFKEEALSLFALGYLSLGERARAERLYWGCCEKILNLVRELDYIPDELADLEKNMASTYYCNFSVFQSAPDSWAIDQLFPIMPIHRLDEEPKARGTLADLTCDSDGKIDQFIDLRDVKGVLELHPVRPEEPYYLGMFLNGAYQEILGDMHNLFGDTNTVHIHLASDAPGEQSYRLEHVVKGDTMTEVLKYVQYDQEAMLESIRRETEQALRERRITLSESRLLLQHYERSLSGYTYLTSELQVELAAR
- a CDS encoding RluA family pseudouridine synthase — its product is MSAADAPWLTLAVQPDQPAMRLDRWLAEQVADLSRARIQALIDQGLVLLNNRPCRPRDLVHPGDAVALTIPEPEPLAVEARPIALAVVYEDEELIVIDKPRGLVVHPAPGHSDDTLVNALLAHCRNLSGINGVLRPGIVHRLDKDTTGLLVVAKTDRAHQHLQAQIQAKTARRDYLAVVAGAPAETTGTIDAPIGRHPVHRQKMAIHPKGRPAQTHWRVLERLGNFTLVQFSLQTGRTHQIRVHCLHKGWPIAGDPLYGSVKVPVTLNGQALHAFRLDFDHPLTGERLTFESPMPAEMVKLLDALRRRTP
- a CDS encoding immunity 49 family protein; protein product: MHFPHHAAHLDSLQALYEQYKQQYAAALETLQRQQQNSLEQIYGAALGLAGCLAVLDNNDRELFQAIDRAALAMTDTLRLAQAPAGQRDAQLYTASNDVCLYTTGPTAFTHARHWIEGFCLAVAARRDIQLETLLEIPNELLRQSSTGAPEYAYLTIDALRAFSLRQPMQARRAQLALRSALQETQFDPQALQVRTSEVQLLVALLERNGTAFNDAMLKHLEAHREYWSAPGRRANPRGWLSIVGVGLATIFFKVGEALAVESPYLPDVLVRARFGG